From the genome of Nitrosopumilus sp., one region includes:
- a CDS encoding AsnC family transcriptional regulator, giving the protein MNLDETDERILRHLLVDARQSARQLALKLGMSTVTVLSRIKKLEKEKIIQGYTAIIDHEKIGYSLTAIIEIIAKNDKVMDIEDEISKFENVCGVYDITGSTDTVIIAKFKERDELSKFVKGLAIIPNVENTITHVVLNTTKEDFRLS; this is encoded by the coding sequence ATGAATCTAGATGAAACAGACGAGAGAATTCTCAGGCATCTTTTGGTTGACGCAAGGCAGTCCGCAAGGCAGCTTGCCCTAAAGCTTGGAATGTCGACTGTGACAGTACTGTCAAGAATCAAAAAATTGGAAAAAGAAAAAATAATTCAAGGCTATACCGCAATCATTGATCATGAAAAGATAGGATATTCGCTTACGGCCATCATTGAAATTATTGCAAAAAACGACAAGGTCATGGATATAGAGGATGAGATATCAAAATTTGAAAACGTCTGCGGAGTCTATGACATTACGGGTTCAACGGACACCGTAATTATAGCAAAATTCAAGGAGAGAGACGAATTGAGCAAGTTTGTAAAGGGCCTAGCGATAATTCCAAATGTGGAGAATACAATAACGCATGTGGTTTTAAACACTACAAAAGAAGATTTCAGGCTATCATAG
- a CDS encoding DnaJ domain-containing protein: MNTFSIIAVVMLAFGGLHVAEAQNTNLDMELEVSDDEKIILFSGFAVAVIAIVMFLARDIILRKKTPYDKENLESQRDKTFEKYHSDWGDDYEELGQRRNTKQEKEFRDAANNNELPNYYDIIGVSKNSTPDEIKKKFRELAKKTHPDKTKEDSEDKMAELNKAYEVLSDKELREKYDRYLNVG; the protein is encoded by the coding sequence ATGAACACGTTTAGCATAATTGCAGTTGTCATGCTTGCTTTTGGAGGATTGCATGTTGCAGAAGCACAAAACACCAATCTTGACATGGAACTCGAGGTAAGCGACGATGAAAAGATCATTCTCTTTTCAGGTTTTGCAGTGGCAGTCATAGCCATCGTCATGTTTCTGGCAAGAGACATCATCCTCAGGAAAAAAACACCGTATGACAAAGAGAATCTGGAATCACAGAGGGACAAGACGTTTGAAAAGTATCATTCAGACTGGGGAGACGACTACGAAGAGCTAGGGCAGAGACGAAACACAAAACAGGAGAAAGAGTTTCGTGACGCTGCAAACAACAATGAGCTGCCCAACTACTATGACATAATAGGAGTTTCGAAGAATTCTACTCCAGACGAAATCAAAAAAAAATTCAGAGAGCTTGCAAAGAAAACACACCCGGACAAAACAAAAGAAGATTCCGAAGACAAGATGGCGGAATTAAACAAAGCGTATGAAGTTCTTTCAGACAAAGAGCTTAGAGAAAAATATGACAGATACCTCAACGTAGGTTAA
- a CDS encoding FAD-binding protein, which produces MKESTYKKLQKAIQGEVFSCKEFREFYSVDASSYKIIPKIIVFPKNERDVISAIKIAKKNEMSVTVRGAGTGLVGSALNDGIILDMKNFNSIKIEKNHITVGPGTIKGNLDKQLEKHKKFFPPNPSIGSFCSVGGMLGNNSSGSRSLKYGSVIDNVKEVTFIDGRGKKTTLPKDKKIASKILKLARKMDVERFPNVTKNSSGYRMDRIKTRGNAHEIIVGSEGTLGIITSAKLKIRDNPSKRILFVIEYKSTTDAVKNCIAINSTSPSAIEFVDETTLNQIKFKFNADSKSLLFVEYDEKIVSNERRLKHIITGKIAKKLQSKKEMHAWWRYRDASLHYSLKSIKKEKRIPHIIEDAAVPLKELPELFSILDKINKKYDTKSIVYGHAGNGNMHVRMVSEKQDKAVVKKIATEYFHEIIKIKGTITAEHGDGLARSEFVERQYGTKNYQIFKEFKKLFDPNGILNPGKIITNKSTMIKNID; this is translated from the coding sequence ATGAAAGAATCAACCTATAAAAAATTACAAAAGGCCATCCAAGGGGAAGTTTTCTCATGCAAGGAGTTCAGGGAATTTTATTCTGTTGATGCAAGCTCATACAAGATAATTCCAAAAATAATAGTATTTCCAAAAAATGAAAGAGACGTCATAAGTGCAATCAAGATTGCCAAAAAAAATGAAATGTCAGTTACCGTACGCGGGGCAGGTACAGGTCTTGTAGGCAGTGCGTTAAATGACGGAATAATTCTAGACATGAAAAACTTTAACTCCATAAAAATTGAAAAAAACCACATCACAGTAGGTCCCGGCACCATCAAAGGAAATCTAGACAAACAACTGGAAAAGCATAAGAAGTTTTTCCCGCCAAATCCCTCAATAGGTTCTTTTTGTTCAGTTGGAGGAATGCTGGGAAACAACTCAAGTGGAAGCAGGAGCCTAAAGTATGGAAGCGTAATCGACAATGTTAAGGAAGTCACGTTTATTGACGGAAGAGGAAAAAAGACAACCCTTCCAAAAGATAAAAAAATTGCAAGTAAAATTTTGAAGCTCGCGAGAAAGATGGATGTTGAAAGATTTCCCAACGTTACCAAGAATTCATCAGGGTATAGAATGGACAGGATTAAAACTAGGGGCAATGCGCATGAAATCATAGTCGGTTCTGAAGGAACGCTGGGAATCATAACATCTGCAAAATTAAAAATTAGAGACAACCCGTCAAAAAGAATTCTTTTTGTCATAGAATACAAATCAACTACAGACGCTGTGAAAAATTGCATCGCAATTAACAGCACAAGTCCATCCGCAATCGAATTTGTGGATGAGACCACACTGAATCAAATTAAATTCAAATTCAACGCAGACAGCAAAAGTCTGCTTTTTGTAGAATATGACGAAAAAATTGTTTCAAATGAGAGGAGATTGAAACACATCATAACGGGAAAAATAGCCAAAAAACTGCAAAGCAAGAAAGAGATGCACGCATGGTGGAGATACAGAGACGCATCATTGCATTACAGCCTAAAATCAATTAAAAAAGAAAAGAGAATTCCACACATAATTGAGGACGCAGCAGTACCGCTAAAAGAACTTCCAGAGTTATTCTCAATACTGGACAAAATAAACAAAAAATACGATACAAAATCAATCGTTTACGGACACGCAGGAAATGGAAATATGCATGTGAGGATGGTTTCAGAGAAGCAAGACAAAGCAGTCGTAAAAAAAATTGCAACAGAATACTTTCACGAAATAATCAAGATTAAAGGTACAATCACAGCAGAGCACGGAGATGGACTAGCCCGTTCAGAATTCGTCGAGAGACAATATGGAACAAAAAACTATCAGATATTCAAAGAATTCAAAAAACTTTTTGATCCTAATGGCATACTTAATCCGGGTAAAATTATTACAAACAAGAGCACCATGATTAAGAACATCGATTGA
- a CDS encoding superoxide dismutase — protein MVRYELPRLSYGYDELEPFIDAETMKIHHQKHHQAYVDGLNKSLESIGGESHPQYISSILSDLKSIPESGRSAVNFFGGGFENHRLFWEVMTPNGDEEPGGELEDSIDVYFDSFENFKKIFSEKALGIQGSGWCWLVFNATYHKIEIVTTANQDSPWSLQKYPLLGLDVWEHAYYMKYQNKRPDYVQAWWNVVNWDYVENRFTELAS, from the coding sequence ATGGTTCGATATGAACTTCCAAGACTGTCTTACGGGTATGATGAACTTGAACCGTTCATTGATGCTGAGACAATGAAGATTCATCACCAAAAACATCATCAGGCATATGTTGATGGCCTAAACAAATCTCTTGAATCAATTGGCGGCGAATCTCACCCTCAATACATCTCGTCTATACTGTCTGACTTAAAATCAATTCCAGAATCCGGACGTAGTGCGGTCAATTTTTTTGGCGGCGGTTTTGAGAACCATCGATTATTTTGGGAGGTCATGACTCCTAACGGTGACGAAGAACCTGGCGGCGAATTGGAGGATTCAATTGATGTGTATTTTGACAGTTTTGAGAATTTTAAAAAAATTTTTTCTGAAAAGGCTTTGGGCATTCAAGGCAGCGGTTGGTGTTGGCTGGTCTTTAATGCGACATATCATAAAATTGAAATTGTCACTACTGCAAACCAGGACAGTCCTTGGAGTCTCCAAAAATATCCGTTATTGGGATTGGATGTCTGGGAACATGCATACTATATGAAATATCAAAACAAAAGACCTGATTATGTCCAAGCATGGTGGAATGTTGTAAATTGGGATTATGTGGAAAATAGATTCACTGAACTTGCAAGCTAA
- a CDS encoding ATP-dependent helicase, protein METSMENIGTLEYVLDKYSKIWSWKVTGTRAVSMISRLVPEAWYGENINEVIIPDSTESVKQIKLIMDRYPLKILSKSIWQRKIVKTYAPKPVLPPIKLKLKRAKTGEQFRGKLLNFQKEGLDFLLKSSGNALLADEMGLGKTVQTLSYAATEKQTFPMLVVAPLVTLKNWEREIEKFLKKKSKNGRILESESPSVTLIRTGKSNELPKTDIYIINYELLFKRNEDISNLGIRTIVCDEVHNLRSKTTQKYKAVKKLAALPSILYRIGLSGTPIYNRGSEIWPIIDIIKPGLLGSFKEFCEYFCYVNEKGKAIVLENKRASLRNELQKHVMLRRKKADVLKELKDKVRYKEVIAADTDYYLEELDKIWTKVEAEQKNDEATEFSKSASYHRAIQSERQIAGIAKVPHVINFVKNIMEIEESVVVFCHHKVIHKLLHQSLQEFSPVSIIGGQSDATRQDQIDKFQKGESKLMIAGIRAGNVGINLTRAKYVIFAELDWSPAIHRQAEDRLHRIGQKNTVFAYYLIGNGTLDDHVANILVDKSYEIDEIMDESKENYENKDKAKLILAQIQDKIRSK, encoded by the coding sequence ATGGAAACATCGATGGAAAATATTGGAACATTGGAATACGTTCTAGACAAGTACTCAAAAATTTGGAGTTGGAAAGTTACCGGCACTCGCGCTGTCAGCATGATATCCAGACTTGTTCCGGAAGCCTGGTATGGCGAAAACATTAACGAAGTGATAATTCCTGATAGCACTGAAAGCGTAAAGCAGATCAAATTGATCATGGACAGGTATCCGCTAAAAATTCTATCAAAATCTATTTGGCAAAGAAAAATCGTAAAGACATATGCGCCAAAACCCGTATTGCCTCCAATCAAACTAAAACTAAAGCGCGCAAAAACAGGTGAGCAATTTAGAGGAAAGCTGTTGAATTTCCAAAAGGAAGGTCTTGACTTTTTGCTAAAGTCATCTGGCAATGCGTTACTAGCTGATGAGATGGGGCTGGGAAAAACAGTACAGACGCTATCTTATGCCGCAACTGAAAAACAGACATTCCCCATGCTTGTTGTTGCGCCATTAGTCACGTTGAAAAATTGGGAGCGTGAAATTGAAAAATTCCTAAAGAAAAAGAGTAAGAATGGAAGAATTTTGGAGTCTGAATCCCCTAGTGTTACCCTGATAAGAACCGGAAAATCCAATGAACTTCCAAAAACCGACATTTACATAATTAATTATGAATTACTGTTTAAGAGAAATGAGGACATTTCAAATCTTGGAATTCGAACAATTGTGTGTGATGAGGTGCACAATCTGAGATCAAAAACAACCCAAAAGTACAAGGCTGTGAAAAAATTGGCAGCTTTACCTTCGATTTTATACCGTATAGGTCTGTCTGGAACCCCTATCTATAATCGCGGTTCTGAAATATGGCCGATCATTGATATTATAAAACCTGGACTGCTTGGCAGCTTTAAAGAATTCTGTGAGTACTTTTGCTATGTCAATGAAAAAGGCAAAGCTATTGTTTTGGAAAACAAGCGAGCTTCACTAAGAAATGAGCTGCAAAAGCATGTGATGCTTCGAAGGAAAAAAGCTGATGTCTTAAAGGAACTCAAAGACAAGGTTCGTTACAAGGAGGTGATTGCAGCTGATACGGATTACTATCTTGAGGAACTGGACAAAATCTGGACAAAAGTTGAAGCCGAACAAAAAAACGACGAGGCTACAGAATTCTCCAAATCTGCATCGTATCACAGAGCCATTCAAAGTGAAAGGCAAATTGCAGGAATTGCAAAAGTTCCGCATGTGATAAATTTTGTAAAAAACATTATGGAAATTGAAGAAAGTGTCGTGGTATTTTGCCATCACAAGGTGATCCATAAACTGCTTCATCAAAGCCTGCAAGAATTTTCACCCGTCTCCATAATCGGTGGACAATCTGATGCAACTAGGCAGGATCAAATCGACAAATTCCAAAAGGGGGAGTCAAAATTGATGATTGCAGGAATTCGTGCTGGTAACGTGGGAATCAATCTGACCCGGGCAAAATATGTAATATTTGCAGAACTGGACTGGAGTCCTGCAATTCACAGACAGGCAGAAGACCGACTTCACAGGATAGGTCAGAAAAACACCGTCTTTGCATATTATTTGATTGGAAACGGAACTCTGGATGATCACGTTGCAAATATTTTGGTGGACAAAAGTTATGAGATTGACGAGATCATGGACGAGTCAAAAGAAAACTATGAAAACAAGGACAAGGCAAAACTCATCTTAGCTCAGATACAAGATAAGATTCGATCAAAATAG
- a CDS encoding carboxypeptidase regulatory-like domain-containing protein yields the protein MYKSKSTAICLISFLMLFSLIQTSQADLWEFIVEANVENKTARSGDTVVVTGTVVDQAYKSTRGIEILIRAGSETTKAFTSPEGAFRGEFTDFQRIPGTYIVNVIASWHGMTGMTSTQFQVKGDTTAGGAIIEKLSTDEAKKYLGSNEGDFEKNPIGHTLFKYYQELNNKLVKEKEKASKESEKQDLLNQQRTVAENLKNHALAKYNPDAGVYDGYQYEQYIHSLNPKNRDMITDQLNFTKNNFVDAQNIRDAILEKGGTYEEARQAYLDRVSISKEELDEFISGKSSDTSKNNKQSSEEEEKPKNQ from the coding sequence GTGTACAAAAGCAAAAGTACTGCAATATGCCTAATTTCATTTTTAATGCTATTCTCACTCATTCAAACATCTCAGGCAGATCTTTGGGAATTCATCGTAGAAGCTAATGTGGAAAATAAAACAGCCCGCTCAGGAGATACAGTTGTCGTGACAGGTACGGTCGTAGATCAAGCATACAAGTCAACCAGAGGAATAGAGATTCTCATCAGAGCAGGTTCTGAAACCACAAAGGCTTTCACAAGTCCAGAAGGTGCATTCAGAGGAGAATTTACAGACTTTCAGAGAATTCCAGGAACGTACATAGTAAACGTGATTGCATCATGGCACGGCATGACGGGGATGACAAGCACGCAATTTCAGGTAAAAGGAGACACTACGGCAGGAGGTGCAATCATAGAAAAATTATCCACAGATGAAGCCAAAAAATATCTAGGTTCAAACGAAGGTGATTTTGAAAAAAACCCGATAGGCCATACTTTGTTCAAGTATTATCAGGAACTGAATAACAAGTTAGTCAAGGAGAAAGAAAAAGCAAGCAAGGAGAGTGAAAAGCAAGATTTGCTAAATCAGCAGAGAACAGTTGCAGAGAATTTGAAAAATCACGCATTGGCAAAATATAATCCAGACGCAGGAGTATACGACGGATATCAGTACGAACAGTACATCCACAGCCTTAATCCAAAGAACAGAGACATGATTACAGATCAGTTAAACTTTACAAAAAATAATTTTGTAGACGCGCAAAACATCAGAGATGCGATTCTTGAAAAAGGCGGCACGTATGAAGAGGCAAGGCAAGCGTATCTTGACAGGGTTTCAATATCAAAAGAAGAACTAGATGAATTCATTAGTGGGAAATCAAGCGACACCTCAAAAAACAACAAGCAATCCAGTGAAGAAGAAGAAAAGCCAAAGAACCAATGA
- a CDS encoding arsenate reductase, protein MKIFHKTSCITCKKTITEIERMNADVDKRDFFKDPFSETELKKIIKMTGKKPSELIRKRDKMYKELELGNGKKTDSEIIKLMVKYPELISRPIVITENQAFVGRVDVKNLK, encoded by the coding sequence TTGAAGATATTTCATAAAACATCATGCATCACATGTAAAAAGACAATTACAGAAATTGAACGGATGAATGCAGACGTAGATAAGAGAGACTTTTTCAAAGATCCATTTTCAGAAACAGAACTCAAAAAAATAATAAAAATGACAGGCAAAAAGCCATCAGAGTTAATTAGAAAAAGAGACAAAATGTACAAGGAATTGGAATTGGGAAACGGTAAAAAGACAGACAGTGAGATAATCAAACTCATGGTAAAGTATCCAGAACTAATTTCACGTCCCATAGTAATAACAGAGAATCAGGCGTTTGTTGGAAGAGTAGACGTAAAGAATCTAAAATGA
- a CDS encoding YwbE family protein: MPNDIPSRNKISVGAMVQIVQKQDQRTGVLTDGKVRRILTSSNVHPHGIKVELDSGKIGRVQNLM, translated from the coding sequence TTGCCAAATGATATTCCTTCCCGAAACAAGATATCTGTGGGTGCAATGGTGCAAATTGTACAAAAACAAGATCAACGTACGGGAGTTTTAACTGATGGCAAAGTCAGAAGAATTCTTACATCTAGTAATGTTCATCCCCATGGAATTAAAGTGGAATTGGACAGTGGAAAAATAGGCAGAGTTCAAAACTTAATGTGA
- a CDS encoding ABC transporter permease subunit, with the protein MKKYVATRMATMFGVLIITLLITIALVGSNMDTILKQGVVFQIRSEITENPAIAQSFSSVAEFEGFIQTQIDQRIQILGLDEPWYSPQRIGVTMYKIMLLDFGNATFLTSDEGSSDVRDILFEKLPRTVLLFTTATIIISVMGIFLGAFSSSKVGSTIDRITSSFAIISSSFPVWWIGMIMIFLFAFTYQIFPARATPDIPISDPGYIGSLLYHMTLPLITIVMIGFGSWAYLVRNFMVGIMQEDFIMAKKTIGIKQRRITYTHALKNAAPPIVTILALSLSGSLGGAIITEAVFDWPGMGRLYFEAITVMDLPVIIGATYLLTIFFLISIFIADLLYGYFDPRIRTGTSS; encoded by the coding sequence ATGAAAAAATATGTTGCCACGCGAATGGCAACAATGTTTGGAGTTTTGATCATTACACTGCTGATCACCATTGCCCTGGTAGGTTCCAACATGGATACAATCCTAAAGCAAGGAGTTGTTTTTCAAATAAGATCAGAAATTACAGAAAATCCAGCAATTGCTCAAAGCTTTTCATCAGTTGCAGAATTTGAAGGCTTTATTCAGACCCAGATCGACCAAAGAATACAGATTTTAGGATTAGATGAACCGTGGTACTCCCCACAAAGAATCGGAGTGACAATGTACAAAATCATGCTGTTGGATTTTGGAAATGCGACATTTCTTACCAGTGATGAAGGCTCTTCAGATGTCAGAGACATACTCTTTGAGAAACTTCCAAGGACCGTTTTACTATTCACTACGGCAACAATAATTATTTCTGTAATGGGAATATTTCTCGGAGCTTTCTCAAGCAGCAAAGTAGGCTCAACGATAGATAGAATCACGTCTAGTTTTGCAATAATTAGTTCCAGTTTTCCAGTATGGTGGATCGGAATGATAATGATATTTTTATTTGCATTCACATATCAGATATTTCCCGCAAGAGCAACTCCAGACATTCCAATATCAGATCCAGGATACATCGGATCCCTATTGTATCATATGACATTGCCGTTAATCACAATTGTGATGATTGGTTTTGGATCATGGGCATACCTGGTAAGAAACTTCATGGTCGGCATCATGCAAGAAGATTTCATAATGGCAAAAAAAACAATTGGAATAAAACAGAGAAGGATTACATATACGCATGCTCTAAAAAATGCAGCGCCACCAATCGTGACAATTCTGGCACTTAGCTTGTCAGGATCATTGGGAGGTGCAATAATCACCGAGGCCGTGTTTGATTGGCCAGGAATGGGCAGATTATACTTTGAAGCAATTACAGTCATGGATCTTCCAGTGATTATTGGTGCGACATATTTGCTAACAATATTCTTTCTGATCAGCATATTTATCGCAGATTTGCTTTACGGCTATTTTGATCCAAGGATCCGCACAGGTACTAGCTCTTGA
- a CDS encoding ABC transporter permease subunit: protein MSSITPREIKDEFLKSKMGIAGILILAVLIVTSVIAVVSIPVETFQEWNNPGSWISNPKAASPIWASVFMAESIPEHKILENPSIEKISNKEITLTSHQFGFNFEHDDFPNDFIYKFSAEYSGSPLLQMSVIRPDGIKLDLLSTSLPYSDSRVIHSERIFSTDNMIKKNLTLQSEKLGFVFDRLSAENIIFSKSHINEPLKGNYIFSMDLYGMNSENQIPESELIIGGKAFGIMGTDELRRDLAIGLLWGTPLALFIGLAVSIASVVMGLLYGVYAGYKGKKTDETMMRFNDVIYALPALPFLIILSITISNSIFVMVGFLMIFGWVGIAKVARSMSLQIKTKGYVDAANMMGQKDSKIILKHIVPQLLPYAFASIAISVPAAITTEAGLSFLGLGDPSFPTWGQILHDANTFGAAARGLWWWIVPPGIMIAITGLAFVFIGNALDAIINPKLKR from the coding sequence ATGAGCAGCATCACACCCCGTGAAATCAAAGATGAATTCCTTAAAAGTAAAATGGGAATTGCAGGGATTTTGATCCTCGCAGTTTTGATTGTAACGTCCGTCATTGCAGTGGTGAGCATTCCAGTTGAGACATTTCAAGAATGGAACAATCCGGGAAGTTGGATTTCAAATCCGAAAGCAGCATCCCCCATTTGGGCAAGTGTGTTTATGGCTGAAAGCATACCTGAACATAAAATTTTAGAGAATCCCAGCATAGAAAAAATTTCAAACAAAGAGATCACCCTGACTTCACATCAGTTTGGATTCAACTTTGAACATGATGACTTTCCAAACGATTTCATCTACAAGTTTTCAGCAGAATATTCAGGATCTCCTTTGTTACAAATGTCAGTCATAAGACCAGACGGAATCAAGCTTGATCTGCTATCCACATCGCTTCCATACTCAGATTCAAGAGTGATTCACAGTGAAAGAATATTTTCCACGGACAACATGATAAAGAAAAACCTGACATTGCAATCAGAGAAACTGGGATTTGTATTTGACAGGCTATCTGCAGAAAACATCATATTTTCAAAAAGCCACATCAACGAGCCGTTAAAAGGAAATTATATTTTTTCCATGGATTTGTATGGAATGAATTCTGAAAATCAAATCCCAGAATCAGAACTAATCATCGGAGGCAAGGCATTTGGAATTATGGGAACAGATGAATTGCGAAGGGATTTGGCAATAGGTTTGCTATGGGGAACGCCTTTGGCGTTATTTATCGGCCTGGCCGTGTCCATAGCATCAGTGGTGATGGGACTTCTTTATGGAGTATATGCAGGATACAAGGGTAAAAAAACAGATGAGACGATGATGCGATTCAACGATGTGATATATGCATTGCCAGCACTGCCATTTCTAATCATTCTTTCAATAACGATAAGTAATAGTATATTTGTGATGGTCGGTTTTTTGATGATTTTTGGATGGGTAGGGATTGCAAAAGTGGCAAGAAGCATGTCACTTCAGATTAAAACCAAAGGCTACGTGGATGCAGCAAACATGATGGGTCAAAAGGACTCAAAGATCATTCTCAAGCACATAGTACCACAATTATTGCCATACGCTTTTGCAAGTATCGCAATATCGGTTCCGGCTGCAATCACAACCGAAGCTGGTCTGAGTTTTCTCGGATTAGGAGATCCGTCATTTCCAACATGGGGGCAGATATTGCATGATGCAAACACGTTTGGAGCAGCAGCCAGAGGGCTTTGGTGGTGGATTGTACCACCAGGAATAATGATTGCAATTACAGGATTGGCGTTTGTATTTATTGGAAATGCTCTAGACGCAATAATAAATCCAAAACTCAAAAGATAG
- a CDS encoding peptidase: protein MLFKKKKFERKVLLQKNVLDSILSFCKMKHPNEGILILKGKSKNGEITINGLVIPPFSETGPTFAGFPHSFLPFDMSYVGIIHSHPSGSADPSVTDLHNFFGLVSMIVKSPYDDDSVFAWDSNGDSIPLSIM from the coding sequence GTGTTATTTAAAAAGAAAAAGTTTGAACGTAAAGTTTTACTTCAAAAAAATGTCCTTGACAGCATTCTGTCTTTTTGTAAAATGAAACATCCCAATGAGGGAATTTTGATTCTAAAGGGGAAATCAAAAAACGGTGAAATAACCATTAACGGGCTTGTAATTCCCCCTTTTAGCGAAACCGGGCCTACTTTTGCGGGATTTCCTCATTCTTTTTTGCCTTTTGACATGAGCTATGTTGGCATCATACATTCGCATCCAAGCGGTTCTGCAGATCCATCTGTGACTGACTTGCACAATTTTTTTGGTTTGGTCTCGATGATTGTAAAATCGCCTTATGATGATGATTCTGTTTTTGCATGGGACAGCAATGGGGACTCAATACCTCTTTCAATTATGTAA
- a CDS encoding exonuclease SbcC, with protein MVFGWGKKKQDRTAEPVEETPQSKEIILLDIPEIISELSELRRSQTLTEINRLRNDTEPLIGDLMKIGNLLEKDSLQIGDIDKHLAIIVVRGKQQVIDVIKKGVISLPKISTFDDAKKLDSVLNVILKKVGDVLGRQTRVIHIFAKKYASQLKENLEVMNENHAEISRLLKNFDSTQSQHAEMSDMLSQIKHSSEVRKEKSQKIIETGKITESLNQTISLLENSIEKIHSSDPYKRYVDLKDTLNAFGNEKLKIKNDIATQFTKISRPLSRYEYASSLDKDQKNILSGLVKEPFDVLTPNNKDSVLIILENVRKGISTGSISVKDADKTSSQITEIEESLEVFVKRVSDYYVKYEQMKNEISSMIPDDLIPSENDLTKNISLRDQSLSRSKAYRDEIDEIDSRIPKLISGIEGKLRKFSNTKYTVLQS; from the coding sequence ATGGTATTTGGATGGGGTAAAAAGAAACAAGACCGTACTGCTGAACCCGTTGAGGAAACTCCTCAGAGTAAGGAGATAATCCTTTTGGACATACCTGAAATAATTTCTGAACTTAGTGAACTGAGAAGATCCCAAACATTGACTGAGATAAATCGACTAAGAAACGACACTGAGCCTCTCATTGGTGATCTGATGAAAATCGGTAACCTGCTTGAAAAAGACAGTCTGCAGATTGGTGATATTGACAAGCACCTTGCCATCATAGTGGTCAGGGGCAAACAACAGGTAATCGATGTGATCAAAAAAGGTGTTATATCCTTGCCCAAAATTTCAACTTTTGACGATGCCAAAAAATTAGACTCTGTACTTAACGTTATTCTTAAAAAAGTGGGAGATGTGCTTGGACGACAGACTCGGGTCATCCACATTTTTGCAAAAAAGTACGCATCTCAATTAAAAGAAAACCTTGAAGTAATGAATGAAAACCATGCCGAAATTTCTAGACTGTTGAAAAACTTTGACTCTACTCAGTCACAGCATGCTGAAATGTCTGACATGCTAAGCCAAATCAAGCATTCTTCTGAAGTACGAAAAGAAAAATCACAAAAAATTATTGAAACAGGCAAGATTACTGAATCGCTGAATCAAACGATCTCGTTATTGGAGAATTCAATTGAGAAGATTCACTCATCAGATCCTTACAAGCGATATGTTGATTTGAAAGATACCTTGAATGCTTTTGGCAATGAAAAATTAAAAATAAAAAATGACATCGCTACACAGTTTACGAAAATATCTCGACCTTTGAGTAGATATGAATATGCGTCATCATTGGATAAAGATCAAAAAAATATCCTTTCTGGGCTGGTTAAAGAACCCTTTGACGTGTTGACTCCCAATAACAAGGACTCTGTACTTATAATCCTTGAAAACGTTCGAAAAGGAATCTCAACAGGATCAATTTCCGTAAAGGATGCTGATAAGACGTCTTCTCAGATTACTGAGATAGAGGAATCCCTGGAAGTATTTGTAAAGCGAGTTTCAGATTATTATGTAAAATATGAACAGATGAAAAATGAGATCAGTTCCATGATTCCTGATGATCTGATTCCTTCAGAAAACGATCTTACCAAAAATATCTCTCTTCGTGATCAGTCTTTGTCAAGATCTAAGGCATATCGGGATGAAATAGATGAAATAGATTCTAGGATTCCTAAACTGATATCTGGCATTGAAGGAAAATTAAGAAAGTTTTCAAACACAAAATACACCGTACTGCAATCTTAA